Proteins encoded together in one Leishmania infantum JPCM5 genome chromosome 4 window:
- a CDS encoding surface antigen-like protein: MSAFDFRSSPHKRGAAAVLLLFAIAAVAPLTVSAQAIDDYPPVACDSTVPNCLECRKVGMLSLCSNCKEGYSTAVSPMTPTEFGKCKPYDPSTCRLDNCLRCAADDNTKCVQCPVGYPNINTYLCDGTTAAPTTAAPTTSAPSTTTTTTTTASPTTAAPTTAAPTTTTTTTTTAVPTTAAPTTSAPSTDCQAPSCAICVPGNQYTCAVCESGMVLMASGQCMAAGSCSMTNCAQCYPNDSNRCSSCEPGYALTVSYTCIPRKSGNSAAAPTPVLAALVIVAVAATVAYVM, encoded by the coding sequence ATGTCTGCCTTTGACTTCCGCAGCAGTCCCCAcaagcgcggcgccgccgccgttcttCTGCTGttcgccatcgccgctgtaGCCCCCTTGACAGTGTCTGCACAGGCCATCGACGACTACCCTCCTGTTGCCTGTGACAGCACAGTGCCCAACTGCCTGGAATGCCGGAAAGTGGGGATGTTAAGCCTGTGCTCGAACTGCAAGGAAGGCTACTCGACCGCTGTCTCACCCATGACCCCCACCGAGTTCGGCAAGTGCAAGCCCTACGATCCGAGCACATGCCGCCTTGACAACTGtttgcgctgcgccgccgatgaCAACACCAAGTGCGTGCAGTGCCCTGTCGGCTACCCGAACATCAACACTTACCTCTGCGATGGGACCACGGCGGCCCCGACGACTGCGGCTCCGACAACGTCggccccctccaccaccaccaccaccaccaccacggcgtCCCCGACAACTGCGGCCCCCACAACTGCAGCcccgaccaccaccaccaccactaccaccacgGCGGTCCCGACAACTGCAGCTCCGACAACCTCAGCCCCCTCCACCGACTGCCAGGCCCCGTCGTGCGCCATCTGTGTGCCCGGCAACCAGTACACTTGCGCCGTGTGCGAGTCCGGCATGGTGCTGATGGCGTCCGGCCAGTGCATGGCCGCTGGCTCCTGCAGCATGACCAACTGCGCGCAGTGCTACCCGAACGACAGCAACCGCTGCTCCTCGTGCGAACCCGGCTACGCCCTCACCGTCTCGTACACCTGCATCCCGCGCAAGTCAGGCAactcggcggctgcgccgacgccggtgttggcggcgctggtcATAGTGGCGGTTGCAGCGACCGTGGCGTATGTCATGTAG